The sequence CGTTCCAGCTCTCAAGATTAGTCTTTCTTCCCATGactatttaataaaattcagaaacagTCTTGTGAGTAAGGACCAAAATCCAGGGTGAGTCACTTCCCCCTTCCAGAGCACTATAGTCATTACATTACAGCAATATTGCCTCCTGCCTTTGAACCTGCATATTCCATATTTTGTGAAATCCACTTGGCTTCAACTAACAAGGGACTTTGCTCCTAACCCCTTTTTCACCTTCCTCCAGCCTAGACAGAGGCCTGTTGATTAACATACTGTCATGGGAGGGAAGTGATGTTGATATGACTAAGGACACACCTGAATTCAATCTTCACACCCGCCCAGCTAGTCTAACTACTATGCTAACCAGTGGATCACGAGCAACCTGTTTTTGAATAAGTATCTGTTTCtactctattaaaaaaaaaaaagtactatcCATGTATTCCTATTGGATCAGTCCCTCATGAGACTTAAAGGAAACCCCAACTCATTTCTGGTTAAGTCCCTAGTCAGACACGCCAAATGCCACGAAATCTTTCAGGTAAATCAGAATATGCCTACAGTGCTGAAATATCTCCACAGTTATGCAGCTGCTGGACAAGGCTGATTGGATTTTTACTACCATCAGTCTTCAGTAAACCAAGTCTTAGGTCCAGATATAAATACTTCTGCACAATATTAAATCTGCATATTCTATGTAACATtggtctttaaaaatattcactgaGAAAAACTGAATATGGATATACATCTTGCAGATCAGTGCCGCAAGTTGCGATCAAAACTTACGTTTACTACTTCTAATAGTGTTCAAGAGCTTTTTATTCAGTCAGTAAGTGAACTAGGTAATGTGACCAAAGCAAGCAAATGGACATCACTTTCCCTTTCGTCCATGTACTAAGAAATAAcccaaatatttattaatagaGAGATAagtagacttaaaaaaaaatcattatctgTATAAAGTTACCACGTTGATCAGGATttggtaattttattttctaaaactaaATCTAGTTGGAAATGAAAGTAGATGTTTTTATGTTATCATACCTCCACACGCTAGTTCAGATTGCTCAagctgtgcctttttttcccatatCCAAATTACAAAACACTTCCAACAGAGTCCTGCACTATACAGTTTGTTTTCTAAGGATACAATTACCACctaaaattctcttttctgaaagtttAGCTATTAACTATGTTTACACAGATGATCCACACAGTCTTTCTGTATAGGTACAATGTGAAAAAACATCCTCACAACTGTTTTGCTACTCTGCCTGATGCTTCATCTCTCTACCTTTGTATTTTAGCAGCTCAGAACTCCATAGTGCTactaaaagagaaacaaagcagctgACAGAAAATGCCTAAGTAAAATAAGCAACTTTGGCATCAGGTGTGAAAAAGTGATTAAGTAATACAATCTCTACACCTGCATAACTTTTGTAATCCACAGTGTGGCATGAATCTCAGTGCTGACTcatacataaaaaaaacaaaccatgcaTACCCAGCTCCTGACCTCGTAATAAACTCATGCTGAAATAGCTACTTTGAAAGAATTGACAGTTTAAATCATTTCCCCTTCCAAGAACTAGATCTTCTGTACTTCTTCTCTCCTCTTACTACTACTATGACCTGACAGAGCCATATATGCAAATCACATACTGATCACTTTACCTAACTGTACTGTTACTTTCTCTCTACTTACCCTTCAGAATCCTTCCCTTTTAGACCtattacagaaatattcagCTGTGCTACACTCAACACAAACCAAGTAATCCACCTTCAATCTCCCAAGATTCCCTTGACCTAGCTACTAACAAAAGTGACGGCATGAGAGCAAGCATGACCTGCAGATTATCAGGATACAGAATGTAACTGCAGGGCTACCACCAAATACTTACAGGTTGGGAGATTTCATATGATAGTAGCCATATTACTGATGGGTGAGGTGCTTTAATTATGCCACTATTTGGCTATCAAATAAGGTGCTTTCCAACTCTAGGGCAACTATTTTAAGAAGCaaattatgcattttaatataccaaacatattaaaatgcagaaaaataatgcaaaaccaCAAGAGTTCATAGAAATTAAGTATGGCTAACCAGCCATGAATAAAGGTGTTTACACGTGATGAAAAACTCAAGAATTCTCACAatataaaccagaaaaaaatcctaatattttatttaaatattgaacATTTCAAAAGGGAACTGACCAGGGAAATGaccttcttccttttaaattaatatgggaaataaaaatacttaatgaCATTAAGTTCTTAAATTTAGAATTCataaacacttttcttttgttattacATACCCATTGCAGcaatacctgaaaaaaaaatgtattttatttttattaagctaTGCAAAGTAAGATGACAGGATGAAAAAAACTACCAAACTTctaagaaattacagaaatcacAAGTCGGAATATTCCTCTACAAATTTGCCAGCATTGCGTAGCTCTCAGGGACTTTTATAAGAGTTCTTTTCCAGAGGTACTTTCTCACTTATAAAGACTAGATTCTGGTAAGAGGCCTGTCATTATCCTAGTATAGGTACATAAGTTGTTCTCCTATTAATTCAGAAGTTTAAACAAGCAGAGACGGAGCAATATAATAAGGATTTAGGgcaattatttcattatatcATTTCTTAATTCTACTATGCAAGCTGACCATAAATTGTTCTGATATTGTATAATGCATCTGtatacttctgaaaaaaatcagtgattttaaaaaggaattgaATTCTGCAGTTGGTATTTCTTCAAAAAGTTAAGCAAAGACTCTGCTAACAATGCCTTACCAAGGATAAAACTATGCTTACAgcaattactttaaaaacacatttatgaCCCATAACTGATGGTAAAGCAATTAATGtgtcccatttttttcccctacattCCAAGTCAGGCCCAGCACATCCAATACTGAATGtaagaaatttagaaaatttTTGTAGAAATTATGCTGTAGAAACTATGTTAGTTGAAAATTCACCAATATCAGAAATCAAGGATAGCATCAGACACAAGTTCTGAGAGAAAACTTTAATGACTACGTGGCAGAACAGGGTTAAAAAAGCTCATACACAGATGCTCACTGTACCACCAGTTCATAGTCTCCACCTGACTTGAACTGGCTTTTGTCAATGTACCTACAGTTAACAAAGGACAGCAATACATACATGTAAAGTTACTCCCAAACAGGTATCAAGGCAGACATCCACTGGTGCTAAGCTCGAGATTAGCTGCAGTAAAACCACTCCCAGTAACTACAGAGTTCACCAGAGaactgacaaaaataattttcagtattttacttGGGGGCAGtgaagtgttttgttgttttgtttttttttttttaacttgcataATCTGCAGGGAGACAATACCTCCTACGTTGACATAATgtaaattaattgaaaaaataatcacGGCCTATAAAAGTTTTGGGTAACACAAGCGCAGTAACTCCTCAGCTGCGTAGCACCTCGCCACAGGACGCGGTGGTTGCtgaggcagctcccagccccccgTGGTGGGGGGGGAACACCTGAGGGCGGCTCTGCCACGCTTCCCGCTTGTGGTCGGTACCCAGGACAACACCTGGGACCGGGAGACCTTTCCCAACGCCGACAACCCACCTCATCCCCCTCCCCACAAACACACCATCCCACAGAGCGCCAGCCCCGCACAACCGCCACACAACGCCCCCGAAACTGGCGTCGGTGACTGCGCAACGGTCGCCAGCCCCGCGCATACACAGAACGAAACGCTGCCTGCCGGGCTTTCCTCCCGCAGCGCCGCCTCTCATTGGCTACCGAACGCTGCCGAGTGGCTTCGTGCACCTCCGGAAAACCGCCAGAGGcgggggtggcggggagggggagaaaacgGCTCGAGCGCGGCGCGGTGCATTGTGGGGCGGGAGGAGAGTCACCGCTCTGCTAAGGGCCGCCATCTTGTCTGCGGCCGGACTTGCTGCCGCTCTCGGGGCCCGCTCCTCGTCCTCGCCGCGCAGAGCGAGGGGACAGAGAGGGGACGAGGCGCCCGGCCGGCGCTGATGCGCCCGGAGCCTCCCCGTGCCTTCCACGGGCGCTGCTAGCGAAGGGGGCGGGGGTAGTCGGGCGGCCGCCGGCGCGGCCTTTCCTCTCCTCGGCCGGGATGGGCCGGTCCCGCAGCCGCAGCTCGTCCCGCTCCAAGCACACCAAGAGCTCCAAGCACAACAAGAAGAACCGGAGCCGCTCGCGGTCCCGCTCGCGGGAGAAGGAGCGGGCGCGGAAGCGCTCCAAGTCCCGGGAGAGCAAACGCAACCGGCGCCGGGAGTCGCGGTCCCGGTCCCGCTCCAACACGGCCCCCTCCTCCCGCCGCGACCGGGAGCGCGAACGCGAGCGCGCCTCGTCCCCGCCGGACCGCATCGACATCTTCGGGCGCACGGTGAGCAAGCGCAGCAGCCTGGACGAGAAGCAGaagcgggaggaggaggagaaaaaagccgAGTTCGAGCGGCAGCGGAAAATGTGAGTGCtgggcctgggctgggggcatcctgggggggtaagggggagggaaggaaggaggtgCGCTTTGCCGTAGTGCCTTTCTCTCCTCGCCTTCCTCCCCCAGGCTGGAGTCCTTTGCTTATGGGGAAAAGGCGCTTAGGCCCTCTCTGAGGCCTAACTTCTGCCTGTTTTCCCGCCATCCTCCCCTTTCCTAAAGGCTTGTTCTATCAAGTGTGCTAAAGCCGCCCACTCAGAGCGAGAGCCTGCTGCACGTCGCTTCCCTGTCACCCAGACGTGCTGCTCACTTCCTATCTGTCGCTCTGCTGCGTTGCTCTTAAACTTCTTTCTGTCTCTGAGGCCTCCGCTCCCCGCAGGCTTTGTGCTGCACTGCCACACTTTCTGCCCCTCCCCTTCTGTGCGTGGTGCTTATTATGCGTCCAGCGAAGGCATTTAAGAGTTGCCCGTCTTAGGGTTTCAAGAAGTGCTAAGCAACCATTGTTGTAACCTTgcattttactttacttttttcatttgtcttcaaATGGGACAGTGAGATCCAGAGACTTGCTTCAtataaagcttttcctttttcagtttgcATTGTGGAGAATGTAATAAATTCCTAAAGTCCATAAAGATAAGTAAATCGTGTTTAATGTTGGGTGTACGTTTTAAAGCGAATGTTGGTGTACATTAAAATGTCTAGCAATGTCCTTAAGTTAAGAAAGAGACCTTCAGCAGAGGTAACAATGGATGTAAGAGTTGTGCTAAAGTGATgcttttttgatgcagccctCGCTCCTCAGAGCACCAAGTCTAGAGATAGCACTTGTACATGTGAAGCCAACTAGTTCTGTTAATTCTTTGGTGGAcctttgaattttatttcagctgtgctATTCTAAAGAAATACTATTTGTAGTTCAGAAGGTATGATCACCCTGAattgtcacttttttttgtcGATAATTTCCTTTGCTAACTTCAGAATTTGAGAGTGATGTCATAAAAACTTAACGTAGCAATacaaattccccccaaatcatTACATGTTTTTTGAATCATTAACCCAAATTTTGCAGTTTACAGTTTTTTCAGTacctaaacaaaaaaaaaaaatccacacaccTTCGGAATGTGCTTAACAATACgtttaaaatatttgatctGTTTTGCTTCAGTTGAGTGCTTCAATTGAAAGTAGCCTGTTCATTCAATAAGTTTCATGTAGCAACATACATTTCAAGTCTATTTTCTGCTATGTTTTCTATGCAAGTCAGAAAACTTTGAAATTGTACTCATGAAGTCTCTGCAGAACAAATATTTGGTTGATATTGGCAACAGAATAGTAAACTATTGAGTGAGAAGCAGCATTGGAAAAGATTAGACATAGAATTTTGATGTTTCCAAAATGCACttcaaatttcaaaaacaatatCAAACAATAAATCTTAATACAGCATACAAGTGTGATATCTGAATTCATTTATAAATTGTGTTACATATACTCaagttaggaaagaaaataagtaattcCTTGCTGACTGAATTAACTAGCAGACAATTTGTGTATTGAAAGTGACTTTCTTCTAGTGTCTGTTCAAATCTTAACACACAGCCTAACTCCCGATTTTACCTGTAATTATAGTTTTCCATAGCAAAGTTTTCATAAAGATGgtaaataagcattttttttttcctcataaatcTGCTAAATGctaagcttttactttttttgcagattttctaaaattagtctttaggaattaaatggagcatactaaaatatttttacattaatgGCTTCTCTGTTTCCCTGGGATTATTGCTCAGTAAGTCAGGGTGATAAACTTAAATCTGTATATAATGTACTATAAGTGATAAAAAAAGAGTAGTTGATATTCACTACCAAATCGCTGAGGTTCATATCTTTTTTTGTAACTTGATTTTCTTGAGACACCCAGTAAATGGTTAGAAGTATATTGTCGTTATCCATAAGCATAAGGTAGTCTTATAAATGAATTTTGAGAATAGATTTTGATCTTAATCTGTTTCACTTCGTTTTGTTTCCAGTGCTCCAATAAATGTAGTCCTGTATATTGAACAGTTATATTTATAAAACTGTCATTGCCTGTGCTTGTGAAAAGATATATTTGCTCGATTTAGTGGAATACACATGGAATTTGTGGAGGCGAGAAGAATGAAATCTGTGCAACGCATAGTGCTTAATTTGAGTGCATCATTGATTGCTGAGGATATTTGAAAAGTTACTTTAGGCGTGAGTGTTAGGTTTTTTGTATAACTTTGTACTATCATTATTCAATTAGCTAacttttattctcattttccttaatattaaaggaaagctaaaataattgaataaacagctttatgaaaaacagatttctgtagAAAAGACTTGTGTATCATTTCAGAACTGTAAAAGTACTCATGACTGAATAAATAATCCTAAGAGGGaaaaatttttttctgaaaaaataaagaattatttgGATATAAAGGGTATTAACagatatatatgtgtgtgtgtgtgtataaataaaaaaaacttttgaccCCTTCTCCAACTTCCGTCGAAAAAAGGCCCACAAGTTAATGACTTGGCAAAGACATGGGCCTGATGTATTTTTCTGGATACTGATAGGGACCTTCTTTCCCctcaaaaaaattaattcaagatACTTCGTCACTTTAGAAAAAGAGAGCACTGGCCCAGTGTGTCATTGGAAAAGTTCGCTATCTGCTGAGAAATGGAAGAATAAATTTTGTCTTCTGGGGTTGAATGTTGGGGTTTCCAAAACCTTTCAGTGAGGGAGAGGGACTATGCGTTTGGTTGAAAAGAAGATATGTAAACCATTTCTGAGCTTTTCACCTTGGTATTTCAGCTGACTATGTAGATTTGCAACCTGTACTTCATAATGATAATATGTAAAGTTCTTTTTGTGTGTCtcagtataaataaaatagaaatatgcaAGAATTATGAAAATGACAGTATATTAGGATACTAACAATGATTGATGTCTTTCTGGTGCTGACAGGCTACAAGATAGGTTTATAagattgttttgtattttatggaatatttaaaatgatggTTCAGTTTCAAGGTTAAAAAAGAGCAGCATTCTCCCCCAAAGCCCGTAATAATCCTAAATGAATAGTGCCATCTGAAACATAGCTATACAGTATTCACTTTGTGTAAAAAGAGCATAGTTAATATTCGGATATCTAATTGCCGTACTGTACTGGTGATTACTACCtggaagattttctttcttcatttggtAGTAAACCTGGGAATTGATCTAATCATTCTGTatcctttttaatgaaaacttaaaCAGTGATCAAACTAAGTAATAATGCTGTTGCTAAACATATATAAAGAAaagctgacatttaaaaatgcttccaAAATTCAGAACATGAAAAACTGTAAAGGTTGCAAGGATTTATTTAGTGCTTGGTGTTGGTATATTGTGTTTTGGATAATTATGGTGGAAACAGGTTGCTGCAGTAGACAAGTTAGAGGAgagctgaaatatttgaaatttgatGAGGTATTGGATAAGTAGATTGCAGAAACAACACCTAGAATTCTTACTAAATATTCAAATTATAAAATGTATCACTTCTGATTAGTTTGGTGACACTGAGATCTTTGTTTTAAGACAAGATTTTGCAATATATTACGACTACCTTTGAAACCATGTAAATTCCTAAAGTGTGAAGGATGGCCAAACTTGGTGGAGTGGTGTTCTTTCCCTAAAAACTATGGGTTTTCATATCAAGAAGTAGTATGATAAGCTGTATTCTTTAGCTTAACGGTCTAGAGATAAGGAGCAATATTAAATATGGTATGGTCTTAATGGTCCCTGTGGTTGAAACACAGGTTGCCTGAATGTTCACTACAATACATTCTTCAGTGTAGGGAAAAACATTGAAATATCCAATCTACATGAGTAAAGCATAAAACTATTAGAAGTTGATTCAGTAGTGTGGCTGGTGCTCTGCAAAGAGGGCAACCATTTTTATTGATTAAAAAGGTAATCTTCATGTTTGCATTTTCTAGCCGTCAACAAGAAATTGAAGAGAAACTTATAGAGGAAGAAACTGCTCGAAGAGTGGAAGAGCTTGTGGCTAAACGTGTAGAAGAAGAGTTGGAGAAACGGAAGGATGAGATTGAGCGAGAGGTTCTCCGCAGGGTGGAAGAGGCTAAGCGCATCATGGAAAAACAGTTGCTCGAAGAACTCGAGCGACAGCGACAAGCTGAACTTGCAGCACAAAAAGCCAGAGAGGTAACGCTCGGTCGTTTGGAAAGTAGAGACAGTCCATGGCAAAACTTTCAGTGTCGGTTTGTGCCTCCTGTTCGGTTCAGAAAGAGATGGAATACTGCAAATCTAATTCCCTTCTCGTATAAACTTGCATTGCTGCGAAACTTAATTTTTAGCCTATTCAGAGGAGCTCACTGATACTTAAACAGTTATTCTCCTAAAACCTGAACAAGGATACTTGATTTTTAATGGAACTGACCTACATATTTCAGAATTGTTTGAAACTTTTGCCATGGCTGCAGGATTTATCAACGgtcctttcttttttggggAAGGGtattaaaaatctgtaattaTGTAtccttcatttgtttcattttgtttaccTAGACTGTAAGAGGCTTTTGCCTTCAGTCAGGCAAAGAGCAGGGTccagcactgagctgcagtACCTGTCTTTAACGAATAGGTTTCTTACTCTccattcaaaacaaacattttccttgAGCATACATTGGACTAATTCTGGAACTTCGAGCATAAGCCCATCCACGTCTTCACGAAGGATCTATGTCCAAatcattatttccatttttaatatctACTAACAATTCCTTTTTTCCCTAGAAGTTATAAAAGAGCAGGTTGCCCATGTCTGAAGGCAAGCTGAACATGTGActtgggttgtgtttttttttaatcagcagctggagcagaagctgaaaatgtctttctgtGAGACAGTAATTTGCTACTAAAGGctttgcctgcctgcctgcaccAGTCATTCCAGGATCCAGAAATGTCAAGACAAACTTTAAATTGTGTGAAGAAAATTTACAGTATACAGTCGTGTGTCAAGCACCTTTTTTACTCTGCACTTCAtgtacagtttattttaaatgaatatattgATTGGCTTACAAAAGGAGAGATAGTAGCAATGAAGATTTACCCTTCATCTTAAATGTGACCTGTCTGTCAcagtctttaaaattaaaaaaaaaagttacaacaAATATTAGGgatattaaataacatttttttgtaaGTTCAAACCTTGACTGTAAAGGAATTGAAGTTGAATTTAGACATTTAGATGTGTATATTCAGCAAATGCTTTATATATACAGGTTTTTGTTTGATCAGattgatgaatatttttttttttttaagtatttttgctATAGTCAATATGATGTGGAGATGCCCCATCAGTTCTTTGCAATGCAGAATAAACTTCCATGCCTGGAGTGAAGTGTGCTAGCTAGTAGCTGGTTACTAGTCATAGTAAGAAGTTTTCTCTTCGTATGCTTGCTTTGTtcatattaacttttttttcttacacagaCACAAACCTCTGGCTAACTTTAAATCTTccaaatattcaaataatttgGATATATATTATGTGAACTGAAACACCTCAAAATCTTTCACGCAGTCTTCATATTTATGGGTTGCATAAAAGAGTTCCATAAAATTCACCAAGAAAACAACAATTACAAGGCGTTATTTCCTGATCTTGCCTTTCCTGGATTCCAGAATTCCAAGTTCAGACTGCAAATGACAGTTTCATCTGTCTTAAAATTGTCAAAATATTGAATGTTAAGTCCATTCTCCCCATGAAGGAAGCCCATAGCTCCATGAAGTATGGATTAccatttgtatttttcactaacagtaaatgtatttttcttattaattgTTTGCCTTAGGAAtgatttacatatttttgttccttcctATCATAAACATCTGCATTCCTCAGCTCAGCCTTCCTTGTATGTTGTTTCTTTATAAATGGTTGAGCTGCTGATGCAGGTATTGCCAAGCTAACAGTACAAATCATTTTAAAGAGGAAGCTGGCGCGTATGGCAGCCGAGGAGCACACTCTGCAGGACACTGGACAAGACAGTAAATATTCAACTTTTAATGCTGATTAAAGGAGTATAGGTAAAGAATACGTAGGTATACTTAATTGGTGAGACAAACTATtcactttatttatattttatatattactttttaatttggTAAATACTATCGAGTTTTTGTAGTTGTCCTTGTTGATTTGTGTGATATTAAAATTGTAGTAATAAACTGTCAGGATTCTGTGCTTAGGGAGGGTTTAGTTGGTTGCTGTTTGGACTGGGCGGGGATGATTTAAATTTAGTATGAGAGATGAGACCAGTTTTAGTGGCTGCACAATGTACTGTTGTGAGACAAGATAGGTGGCTGTAAAGCTGCCACTTTAAGTCAGTTCACGAAAGAATTCTGAGAAAGATTAGTGACATACGGAGTTGAATGTTATACTTTACTAACATCTTGCCCTGTCCTCCCGTTTAGGAAGAAGAGCGTGCAAAGCGTGAGGAACTAGAGCGAATACTAGAAGAGAATAATCGAAAAATTGCAGAAGCACAGGCTAAACTGGTATGTAAAGACGCAGTTAACAGTTTTATAGAGGAATACAGGTCTCTCTGCCTGATTTGCAACacaattaaaataagcaaatcaAAGCTTTCTAGAGTTTAACTTCTCTGTTGCCGGTTATGTCGGTAGCAGTGCTCTGTTTTCCTTGAGAATAAGAGACCAGACCCTTAGTAATAACATTAGTCTGAAGAAATACTACTAGTCATTTATTAATTTGGAGGAAGATTGCTgccttcattatttaaaaaaaaatatgtttttaactGTATCTTATGGGGAAGGTTGAAATGAATTTGCAAACATACTCAGCTTCTAGAACAGAAATAACTTATTCTACCTTGTTGAGCAGGACAAGTATAAACTGGATTTGAGACTAGGATAAGGTTGATAATGCGAAGTGCTGAAAGAGAATTTCAACATGTGCTTAAAACTTCTAAGTTATGAAAGTCCATCTTATGTTGATCTCCAAAATTATTTAAGCAGGTTGCTTCTTCATGCAAATGTTCAGTATCACTTAGCTGATTCTAATCAATTCACGATAAACCAaactaagcttttttttaaatcctgtttgAATTTTATCAGTTTCAATTGCTGAAGTGTTTATAACCTTCTCAAGTAAGTATGATGTTTCTTAAAACTGCTTAAGCTACGTCTCCTTCAGATCACGCTCTCCACTGGTGTTTGTGCTTTATCCTTTTCCCAACCTTATACGGGGGGAACAGGATAATAAGGAAATCTGTTAAATGGTGTAATTAACAAAATAAGATTCAGAAGACCACCTACCTTTAGAAGACCATTGGAGTAGCTGTAAGAATCTTAAGTCAGTGTAAAGACTGACCTTGTTACAAATCAAATAGAAATCGCTTTGAATTAGGAGGGTCTTATAGATAGATCTCGGAGGTGGGAGACCTTTGTTTGAAGGTCTGTTATTTCATTATATTATGACTTCATCTGACATGACAGGTGTCAGGAAGATTTCTCTATTTATACACTGATTTTcgtatttaaaatgtaatgcatTGTTTGCATAGCAATGCTGAAAAACATTGAAGTAAGCATTCAAGGTTTTGATAATGTTAGCTATGAATGTAAAAAGTTTCAGCGTTTCTTCTAAACTCACTTTGTCACCATTTTATAAATAGTTCCATTGAACCAGCTATGGCATCTAGCTCAAGTATGCTTGCAGTATGCAGGATTGGATATTGGATACAGACTTGTAAATTGCTGTTATGACTGCAAAACATGTTGGCCTAAATTCTACCGTTTTCATATGTAGGCTGAAGAACAATTGAAAATTGttgaagaacaaagaaagattCATGAGGAGAGGATGAAACTAGAACAAGAGAGGCAACGTCAGCAAAAGGAAGAGCAAAAAATTATCTTGGGCAAAGGAAAGTCTAGGCCAAAACTGTCCTTCTCGCTAAAGAGCCAGGATTAAATTGCAACTCTGAACtcttacaaggaaaaaaaaaaaaaaggaaacaaaaaacaataacaacaaa comes from Anser cygnoides isolate HZ-2024a breed goose chromosome 1, Taihu_goose_T2T_genome, whole genome shotgun sequence and encodes:
- the ARGLU1 gene encoding arginine and glutamate-rich protein 1 produces the protein MGRSRSRSSSRSKHTKSSKHNKKNRSRSRSRSREKERARKRSKSRESKRNRRRESRSRSRSNTAPSSRRDRERERERASSPPDRIDIFGRTVSKRSSLDEKQKREEEEKKAEFERQRKIRQQEIEEKLIEEETARRVEELVAKRVEEELEKRKDEIEREVLRRVEEAKRIMEKQLLEELERQRQAELAAQKAREEEERAKREELERILEENNRKIAEAQAKLAEEQLKIVEEQRKIHEERMKLEQERQRQQKEEQKIILGKGKSRPKLSFSLKSQD